The Acidimicrobiales bacterium genome has a segment encoding these proteins:
- a CDS encoding SDR family oxidoreductase gives MLLENKTAVIYGGGGSIGGAMAKGFAAEGARCVLVGRTPATLDAVADKIRVDGGQVETAVVDALDETAVNDHADSVVETIGSLDISVNVITQDAIFQPLSDIPVDDFAAAMDKVVRSHLNTTKAAARHMVRQQSGVILFFGGADYVSRKDRQNMGTVQVGMDIVEALRRQWASELGPHGVRLLTMLTGGIAETFLDIPELAEAKQAIIDQTLLGRAASFDDVGHVAAFLASDRARSMTATQVNITCGAIGE, from the coding sequence ATGTTGCTCGAGAACAAGACAGCCGTGATCTACGGCGGTGGCGGGAGCATCGGCGGCGCGATGGCCAAGGGCTTTGCCGCCGAGGGCGCCCGCTGCGTCCTGGTGGGACGTACCCCGGCCACGCTCGACGCCGTCGCCGACAAGATCCGGGTCGACGGTGGCCAGGTCGAGACAGCGGTCGTCGACGCCCTCGACGAGACGGCCGTGAACGATCACGCCGACTCCGTGGTCGAGACGATCGGCAGCCTCGACATCTCGGTGAACGTCATCACCCAGGACGCCATCTTCCAGCCGCTGAGCGACATCCCGGTCGACGACTTCGCCGCGGCGATGGACAAGGTCGTCCGGTCGCACCTGAACACCACCAAAGCCGCCGCCCGCCACATGGTGCGCCAGCAGTCCGGTGTGATCCTGTTCTTCGGCGGGGCCGACTACGTGTCCCGGAAGGACCGCCAGAACATGGGCACGGTCCAGGTGGGCATGGACATCGTCGAGGCGCTGCGACGCCAGTGGGCCTCCGAGCTGGGCCCCCACGGCGTGCGGCTCCTCACGATGCTGACCGGAGGCATCGCCGAGACGTTCCTGGACATCCCCGAGCTGGCGGAGGCCAAGCAGGCCATCATCGACCAGACCCTGCTGGGCCGGGCCGCCAGCTTCGACGACGTTGGTCACGTCGCCGCCTTCCTCGCCTCGGACCGCGCCCGCTCCATGACCGCCACCCAGGTCAACATCACCTGCGGCGCTATCGGCGAGTGA